A window of Mucilaginibacter sp. PAMC 26640 contains these coding sequences:
- the secA gene encoding preprotein translocase subunit SecA (functions in protein export; can interact with acidic membrane phospholipids and the SecYEG protein complex; binds to preproteins; binds to ATP and undergoes a conformational change to promote membrane insertion of SecA/bound preprotein; ATP hydrolysis appears to drive release of the preprotein from SecA and deinsertion of SecA from the membrane; additional proteins SecD/F/YajC aid SecA recycling; exists in an equilibrium between monomers and dimers; may possibly form higher order oligomers; in some organisms, there are paralogous proteins that have been found to be nonessential but do function in secretion of a subset of exported proteins), giving the protein MLDFFSKLFGSKSDRDVKSIQPIVEKIKAEFAKLGQLSNDELRAKTIEFKETIATGLSGIDSEIQAIKDRTETELDMEVSEKVTLYTQLDKLEKDRNKELEDILINILPQAFGVVKETAKRLAENKSIEVTATEFDRELAAKKSNVVIKGDKATHSSTWLAAGNEVTWNMVHYDVQLIGGIVLHQGKISEMATGEGKTLVATLPAYLNALAGQGVHIVTVNDYLARRDSEWMGPLYEFHGLSVDCIDKHEPNSEERRKAYLADITFGTNNEFGFDYLRDNMTRSPEELVQRKLHFAMVDEVDSVLIDDARTPLIISGPIPRGDEHEFYELKPRIERLVNAQKAYVNGVLNEAKKAINDGKTGVDEGGLALLRAHRALPKSKALIKFLSEGGNKTVLLKTENHYMQDQGKEMPKVDSELFFIIDEKSNSVELSEKGIELITASGEDQGFFVMPDVGTEIANIEKSALPAEEKIAKKDELMRDFSIKSERIHSVNQLLKAYTLFEKDTEYILDDGKVKIVDEQTGRVLDGRRYSDGLHQAIEAKENVKVEDATQTFATITLQNYFRMYHKLCGMTGTAVTEAGEFWEIYKLDVVEIPTNTPASRSDMQDLVYRTIREKYNAVADEIVKLTEAGRPVLVGTTSVEISELLSRMLKLRGIKHNVLNAKMHQKEADIVAEAGQRSTVTIATNMAGRGTDIKLGEGVKEVGGLAIVGTERHESRRVDRQLRGRAGRQGDPGSSQFFVSLEDNLMRLFGSERISNLMVRMGIEEGEVIQHSMISKSIERAQKKVEENNFGIRKRLLEYDDVMNSQRTVIYAKRKNALFGERLEVDLNNTIFDVIEDVVTEYKEANNYEGFQLEVIRLFSVDPDTTQEQFSATSVNNLVDKTFNDVIDFYKRKSEAIAQQAYPVIKDVYDTRGQYVENIVVPFSDGVHGIQVAVPLKKAVENQGAEVFRSFEKNVTLYLIDDAWKEHLREMDELKQSVQNAVYEQKDPLLVYKFEAFELFRQMLSNVNKELVSFLFRGGIAVQQEPEEVKEAKPEPKLDLKKMRTSKPELVGEANGMPMEDTREVQKATPVKVEQKIGRNDPCPCGSGKKFKNCHGVGQN; this is encoded by the coding sequence ATGTTAGACTTTTTTAGTAAGCTTTTCGGAAGCAAATCAGACAGGGATGTTAAAAGCATCCAGCCTATAGTTGAGAAGATTAAGGCGGAGTTTGCCAAACTGGGCCAATTGAGCAATGATGAGCTTAGGGCTAAAACGATAGAATTTAAAGAAACCATTGCTACCGGGCTCTCCGGTATTGATAGCGAAATACAGGCCATAAAGGACCGGACTGAAACTGAACTGGATATGGAGGTAAGCGAAAAGGTTACCCTTTATACCCAGTTAGATAAGCTGGAAAAGGATCGCAACAAGGAGCTGGAAGATATCCTGATCAATATTTTGCCACAGGCCTTTGGTGTAGTAAAAGAAACCGCTAAGCGCCTTGCTGAGAATAAAAGCATCGAAGTTACCGCTACTGAGTTTGACCGTGAACTAGCAGCAAAGAAAAGCAACGTAGTAATTAAAGGCGATAAAGCTACCCATAGCAGTACCTGGCTGGCTGCCGGCAACGAGGTTACCTGGAACATGGTACACTACGATGTGCAGCTGATTGGTGGTATTGTACTTCACCAGGGAAAAATCTCTGAAATGGCTACAGGTGAAGGTAAAACGCTGGTAGCTACACTGCCTGCGTACCTGAATGCACTTGCAGGCCAGGGCGTACACATTGTAACGGTGAATGATTACCTGGCACGCCGAGATAGCGAGTGGATGGGCCCGTTATATGAATTCCATGGCTTATCTGTGGATTGTATTGATAAACATGAGCCTAATTCTGAAGAGCGCCGCAAAGCTTATTTAGCTGATATTACTTTTGGCACCAATAACGAGTTTGGTTTTGATTACCTGCGTGACAATATGACACGTAGCCCTGAAGAGCTGGTGCAGCGCAAGCTACACTTTGCCATGGTGGATGAGGTGGATTCGGTGTTAATTGACGATGCGCGTACACCGTTGATCATCAGCGGGCCTATCCCGCGTGGTGATGAACACGAGTTTTATGAGCTGAAACCCCGTATAGAGCGTTTGGTTAATGCACAGAAGGCGTATGTAAATGGCGTATTGAATGAAGCTAAAAAAGCGATCAACGATGGCAAAACCGGTGTTGATGAAGGCGGTTTAGCTTTATTGCGTGCGCACCGTGCATTGCCAAAAAGTAAAGCACTGATCAAGTTCCTGAGCGAAGGCGGTAACAAAACCGTATTGCTGAAGACAGAGAACCACTACATGCAGGATCAGGGTAAAGAAATGCCTAAGGTAGATTCTGAACTGTTCTTCATTATAGATGAGAAAAGCAATTCGGTAGAATTGTCTGAAAAAGGTATCGAGCTGATCACCGCTTCCGGTGAGGATCAGGGTTTCTTTGTGATGCCTGACGTAGGTACCGAGATCGCCAACATCGAAAAATCTGCCTTGCCTGCCGAAGAAAAGATTGCTAAGAAAGACGAGCTCATGCGCGATTTTTCTATCAAATCGGAACGTATCCACTCGGTTAACCAGTTATTGAAAGCATACACTTTATTTGAAAAGGATACCGAATACATCCTTGACGATGGTAAAGTAAAAATAGTAGATGAGCAAACCGGCCGTGTTTTGGATGGCCGCCGTTACAGCGATGGCCTACACCAGGCTATTGAGGCAAAGGAAAATGTAAAGGTAGAAGATGCTACCCAAACATTTGCGACCATAACCCTGCAAAATTACTTCAGAATGTACCATAAGCTTTGTGGTATGACGGGTACTGCCGTTACCGAAGCAGGTGAATTCTGGGAAATTTATAAGCTGGATGTAGTGGAGATCCCAACCAATACCCCTGCTTCCCGCTCGGATATGCAGGATTTGGTTTATCGCACCATCCGCGAAAAATACAATGCTGTTGCTGATGAAATTGTTAAACTTACGGAGGCGGGTCGCCCGGTACTGGTAGGTACTACCTCTGTAGAAATTTCTGAGTTATTGAGCCGTATGCTTAAGCTGCGCGGTATTAAACATAATGTACTGAATGCCAAGATGCACCAGAAAGAGGCCGATATTGTGGCCGAGGCTGGTCAGCGGAGTACGGTAACCATTGCTACCAACATGGCTGGTCGTGGTACGGATATTAAGCTGGGCGAAGGCGTAAAAGAAGTTGGCGGTTTAGCCATTGTAGGTACCGAGCGCCATGAGAGCCGCCGGGTAGACAGGCAGCTGCGTGGTCGTGCAGGCCGCCAGGGTGACCCGGGTTCATCCCAGTTCTTCGTGTCATTAGAGGATAACCTGATGCGTTTATTCGGTTCGGAAAGGATCTCTAACCTGATGGTAAGAATGGGTATTGAGGAGGGCGAAGTGATTCAGCACTCCATGATCTCAAAATCTATTGAGCGTGCGCAGAAGAAAGTAGAAGAAAATAACTTTGGTATCCGTAAACGTTTGCTGGAGTACGATGATGTGATGAACTCACAGCGTACCGTTATTTACGCAAAACGTAAAAATGCCTTGTTCGGTGAGCGTTTGGAAGTTGATTTGAACAACACCATTTTTGATGTTATTGAGGATGTGGTTACCGAATATAAAGAAGCTAACAATTACGAAGGCTTCCAGTTGGAGGTGATCCGTTTGTTTTCGGTTGATCCGGATACAACACAGGAGCAGTTTTCAGCCACATCCGTTAATAACCTGGTTGATAAAACCTTTAATGATGTGATCGATTTCTACAAGCGTAAATCTGAAGCCATTGCGCAGCAGGCTTACCCGGTTATTAAAGATGTTTACGATACCCGTGGCCAGTATGTGGAGAACATTGTTGTTCCGTTCAGCGATGGCGTACATGGTATCCAGGTGGCTGTGCCGTTGAAGAAAGCGGTGGAGAACCAAGGGGCAGAGGTGTTCAGGTCGTTTGAGAAAAACGTTACCTTGTACCTGATTGATGATGCCTGGAAAGAGCACTTACGCGAAATGGACGAGTTAAAGCAATCGGTACAGAATGCCGTTTACGAACAAAAAGACCCATTATTGGTATATAAGTTCGAGGCTTTTGAATTATTCCGCCAGATGTTATCAAACGTGAACAAGGAGCTGGTAAGCTTCCTGTTCAGAGGTGGAATTGCAGTACAGCAGGAGCCGGAGGAAGTGAAGGAAGCAAAACCGGAGCCGAAGCTGGATCTTAAAAAAATGCGCACCTCCAAGCCGGAACTGGTTGGCGAAGCTAACGGCATGCCGATGGAAGATACCCGCGAAGTACAAAAAGCAACTCCTGTAAAGGTTGAGCAAAAAATAGGCAGGAACGACCCTTGCCCATGCGGTAGCGGCAAAAAGTTTAAGAACTGCCACGGCGTAGGGCAAAATTAA
- a CDS encoding asparagine--tRNA ligase, protein MSQRIKIKALLQSGETGTEVTVKGWVRAFRSNRFIALNDGSTNSNLQIVVDFENTDPALLKRITFGAAVAVTGELSASLGQGQSVEIIARDIEILGDCNSDEFPLQPKKQTLEFLRENAHLRFRTNTFGAIFRVRNTLSFAVHQFFQEKGFVYLHTPVITQSDAEGAGEAFHVTNFDLANVPRTDTGEVDYKQDFFGKSTNLTVSGQLEGELGAMALSDIYTFGPTFRAENSNTTRHLAEFWMIEPEMAFYDLTDNANLAEELLKYVINYALDKNKEDLEILNQRLLEEEKSKPQQERSELNLLDKLQFCLNNDFERLTYTEAIQILRDSTPNKKKKFQFPVEGWGTDLQSEHERYLVEKHFKKPVILTDYPKEIKSFYMRQNDDGKTVAAMDILFPGIGEIVGGSQREERLDKLETRMDELGIPKNELWWYLDTRRFGSCQHAGFGLGFERLVLFVTGMGNIRDVIPFPRFPKNAEF, encoded by the coding sequence ATGAGTCAGCGAATTAAGATTAAAGCATTACTGCAAAGCGGGGAAACCGGTACCGAGGTAACGGTAAAAGGATGGGTACGGGCATTCCGGTCCAATCGTTTTATTGCTTTAAACGATGGCTCTACCAATAGCAACCTGCAAATTGTGGTTGACTTTGAAAATACGGACCCCGCCTTATTAAAACGCATTACTTTTGGTGCGGCGGTTGCTGTTACCGGCGAGCTATCGGCTTCTCTGGGCCAGGGGCAGTCGGTGGAGATCATAGCCCGCGACATTGAGATCCTGGGCGATTGTAACTCCGATGAGTTTCCGTTACAACCCAAAAAGCAAACCCTGGAGTTTTTGCGTGAAAACGCTCACTTGCGTTTCCGCACCAATACCTTCGGCGCGATATTCCGTGTAAGGAACACCTTATCGTTTGCCGTACACCAGTTTTTCCAGGAGAAAGGCTTTGTATACCTGCATACACCGGTCATTACGCAATCTGATGCTGAAGGAGCCGGCGAAGCTTTCCACGTAACCAATTTTGATTTGGCTAACGTACCGCGCACTGATACCGGTGAGGTAGATTACAAACAGGATTTCTTTGGTAAATCAACCAACTTAACCGTATCCGGTCAGCTGGAAGGTGAATTGGGTGCCATGGCTTTAAGCGATATCTACACCTTTGGGCCAACGTTCCGCGCGGAGAATTCCAATACTACCCGCCACTTAGCCGAGTTTTGGATGATAGAGCCGGAAATGGCTTTTTATGACCTGACTGATAATGCCAACCTGGCCGAAGAATTACTGAAATATGTAATTAACTACGCGCTGGACAAAAATAAAGAGGACCTTGAAATTTTAAACCAGCGTTTGCTGGAAGAAGAGAAAAGCAAACCGCAGCAGGAACGTTCTGAACTGAACCTGCTGGATAAACTGCAATTTTGCTTAAATAACGATTTTGAGCGCCTTACCTATACCGAGGCGATCCAGATCCTGCGTGATTCTACTCCTAACAAAAAGAAAAAATTCCAGTTCCCGGTTGAAGGCTGGGGTACCGATCTGCAATCGGAACATGAGCGTTATCTGGTAGAGAAGCACTTTAAAAAACCGGTGATCCTGACGGATTACCCTAAAGAAATCAAATCCTTCTACATGCGCCAGAATGATGACGGCAAAACCGTTGCAGCAATGGATATTCTTTTCCCGGGCATTGGCGAAATAGTAGGCGGGTCGCAGCGTGAAGAACGTTTGGATAAATTAGAAACCCGGATGGACGAACTGGGCATCCCTAAAAATGAGCTTTGGTGGTATTTAGATACCCGCCGCTTTGGTTCTTGTCAGCATGCCGGTTTCGGTTTAGGCTTTGAGCGTTTAGTACTTTTTGTAACCGGTATGGGTAATATCAGGGATGTGATCCCTTTCCCAAGGTTCCCGAAGAACGCTGAATTTTAG
- a CDS encoding N-acyl-L-amino acid amidohydrolase, which produces MIKQKIQQLSADIFNDVVANRRHLHSHPELSFHEVETSVFVANKLTELGLEYHKMADTGLVAMIKGDKPSDRVIALRADMDALPILEANDVTYKSQNPGVMHACGHDAHTSSLLGTAKILTELKAEFGGTVKLIFQPAEEKLPGGASLMIKEGVLENPKPHAVLGQHVMPLIDAGKVGFRAGKYMASTDELYVTVRGKGGHGAQPQQNVDPVIITAHILTALQQVVSRFADPKSPSVLSFGKVIANGATNVIPNEVYLEGTFRTMDEKWRNEAHIKIKKMAEGIAEAMGGSCEFNIMRGYPFLINEEVLTNATRSHAEDYLGKENVLDLDIWMAAEDFAYYSQVADSCFYRLGTRNEARGITSSVHTPTFDVEEDAFKISTGLMAYLAIKQLGN; this is translated from the coding sequence ATGATTAAGCAAAAGATCCAGCAGCTTTCGGCAGATATATTTAACGATGTGGTAGCGAATCGCCGGCATTTGCACTCCCATCCCGAACTGTCTTTTCACGAAGTGGAAACATCGGTGTTTGTAGCCAATAAGCTAACCGAACTGGGTTTGGAGTACCATAAAATGGCCGATACCGGCTTGGTGGCCATGATCAAGGGCGACAAGCCTTCTGACAGGGTCATCGCCCTGCGTGCCGATATGGATGCTCTGCCGATACTGGAAGCGAATGACGTTACTTACAAATCGCAAAACCCGGGTGTGATGCACGCCTGCGGACATGATGCGCATACCTCATCGCTATTAGGAACCGCGAAGATCTTAACAGAACTGAAAGCAGAATTTGGTGGAACGGTTAAGTTGATATTTCAGCCTGCTGAAGAGAAACTGCCGGGTGGAGCCAGTTTAATGATCAAAGAAGGCGTACTGGAAAATCCTAAGCCGCACGCGGTATTGGGGCAGCATGTAATGCCACTAATCGATGCCGGTAAGGTTGGTTTCCGTGCGGGCAAGTATATGGCCTCTACAGATGAATTATACGTTACCGTGCGTGGTAAAGGCGGCCATGGTGCACAACCGCAGCAAAATGTTGACCCGGTGATCATCACTGCACATATTTTAACCGCACTGCAGCAAGTGGTAAGCCGCTTTGCCGACCCTAAAAGCCCTTCGGTACTTTCCTTTGGAAAAGTGATCGCCAACGGCGCAACCAATGTGATCCCGAACGAAGTTTACCTGGAGGGTACCTTTCGTACCATGGATGAAAAATGGCGGAACGAGGCTCATATCAAGATCAAGAAAATGGCCGAAGGTATTGCCGAGGCCATGGGTGGCAGTTGCGAATTTAATATCATGCGCGGCTATCCCTTCCTGATCAATGAAGAAGTGTTAACGAATGCAACCCGGAGCCATGCCGAAGATTATTTAGGCAAAGAGAACGTACTGGACCTGGATATTTGGATGGCGGCAGAGGATTTTGCCTACTACTCGCAGGTTGCCGATAGTTGTTTCTATCGTTTAGGCACCAGGAACGAGGCGCGTGGCATCACCTCATCGGTACATACCCCAACCTTCGATGTGGAAGAAGATGCCTTTAAAATAAGTACCGGACTGATGGCCTATTTGGCTATTAAGCAATTGGGAAATTAA